A portion of the Vespula vulgaris chromosome 24, iyVesVulg1.1, whole genome shotgun sequence genome contains these proteins:
- the LOC127072166 gene encoding protein PTCD3 homolog, mitochondrial isoform X1 has product MNVLTNTSCRVANKIIRRLQSSSSTASSTVDIKIPDRIERGPTDILRALERTISRDPFTPHYKYYDDPYLIPTSKQTQRQYALSFESGRKTGIWVHQEHAELFRQNIADPVIQEFMPPATYTKKEQVSEEILLSTISEGKTLEALEIYKLLEENVSIKAKQFLLELLCFSNSSNLKQFTFQEESWYMFIDQEKKKHTWNFRQIAEIKELFNFLISQDAETAAAAYNTLICGKAKYLQTQEAWSLFLQCKENKIPLNVNAYNAIIRIIPYVREVLKEPTSEVFKILKDMSANGIHPNLATLNSSLEIIYTLKSYKIAAEFTYSLLEEFKLLKIKPSLTTYCHILFLENQDSETLITVLEDMLNVLEKNTLELRDTKDINFFPTAMEIVRRESNLELGEKLHALLLKDDNYKFIANAYSENVYYRHYVFLKLAMLPIEKFFEFYYKLSTHIYIPETSIMENILITLQLQSKEVVIENLPKLLSQIKIFTMLDNEHVTKVALDIACRCDIESESPLHKVFASFALDIWHFKQSKSSSIRQVLWNVVILKDIALVLLRASWYNEASEIISFIISHETPMMGALNVTQINELLEICILQGYASIALLLIKYAIKFDLEETAIMARRVYNVIPLTVAEKEKLISLVGSDVLQLQLSDQH; this is encoded by the exons ATGAATGTTTTGACGAATACGTCATGCCG GGTGGCCAACAAAATTATAAGAAGATTACAGTCCTCATCTTCTACAGCATCTTCTACAGTTGACATAAAAATACCAGATAGAATAGAACGTGGACCAACAGATATCTTAAGA gCTTTAGAAAGAACTATCTCTAGGGATCCTTTTACTccacattataaatattatgacGATCCATATCTAATACCTACATCTAAACAAACTCAACGACAATATGCATTATCATTTGAATCTGGTAGAAAAACAGGAATATGGGTTCATCAAGAACATGCTGAATTATTTAGACAGAATATTGCTGATCCTGTTATACAG GAATTTATGCCACCTGCcacatatacaaaaaaagagcaagtttcagaagaaatattattaagtacAATATCAGAAGGTAAAACGCTTGAAgcgttagaaatatataaattattggaAGAAAATGTGTCGATAAAAGCTAAGCAATTTCTTTTAGAATTGTTATGCTTTTCTAATAGTTCAAATCTTAAGCAATTTACCTTTCAAGAAGAATCCTGGTATATGTTTATTgatcaagaaaagaagaaacatactTGGAA ttTTAGACAGATAGCAGAAATTAAGGAACTATTTAATTTCTTGATATCGCAAGATGCTGAAACAGCTGCTGCTGCATACAATACTTTAATATGTGGCAAAGCTAAATATTtacaa ACACAGGAAGCTTGGTCCTTATTTTTGCaatgtaaagaaaacaaaataccATTAAATGTTAATGCATATAATgcaataataagaataataccATATGTGAGAGAAGTTTTAAAAGAGCCTACCAGTGAGGTGTTTAAAATACTTAAAGACATGAGTGCAAATGGCATACATCCTAATTTAGCCACATTAAATTCCTCtttggaaataatttatacattaaaatcatataaaatagCAGCAGAATTTACATATTCTTTATTGGAAGAATTTaaattactaaaaataaaaccaTCATTAACCACGTATTGCCATATACTCTTTTTGGAAAATCAAGATA GTGAAACCTTAATCACAGTTTTAGAGGATATGTTAAATGTGTTAGAAAAGAATACCCTTGAACTCCGTGAtacaaaagatattaatttcttccCTACTGCAATGGAAATAGTTAGAAGAGAAAGTAACTTGGAATTAGGAGAAAAACTGCATGCACTTCTTCTAAAAGACgacaattataaatttattgctAATGCTTATTCT GAGAATGTCTACTATAGACACTATGTTTTCTTAAAACTGGCAATGTTACCAATAGAAAagttttttgaattttattataaattaagtacacatatttatataccagAAACGAGTATTATGgaaaacattttaataacCTTACAATTGCAGTCAAAAGAAGTTGTTATAGAAAACTTACCAAAACTCTTGTcccaaataaaaatatttactatgTTAGATAATGAACATGTAACAAAAGTAGCTCTAGATATAGCTTGTCGTTGTGACATTGAAAGTGAATCTCCACTTCATAAAGTATTTGCATCATTTGCTTTGGATATCTGGCATTTTAAACag TCAAAATCCTCAAGTATTAGACAAGTTTTATGGAATGTTGTAATATTGAAAGATATAGCTTTGGTGCTCTTGCGTGCTAGTTGGTACAATGAAGCATCAgagataatatcttttattatatctcatGAAACACCTATGATGGGTGCATTAAATGTCACACAAATCAATGAATTGttagaaatttgtattttacaaGGCTATGCATCAATTGCTCTt CTTTTAATCAAATAtgcaataaaatttgatttagaAGAGACTGCTATAATGGCTAGAAGAGTATATAATGTTATTCCACTCACTGTggctgagaaagagaaattgatcAGTTTAGTGGGAAGTGATGTACTTCAATTGCAACTATCTGATCAGCACTAA
- the LOC127072166 gene encoding protein PTCD3 homolog, mitochondrial isoform X3, translating to MPPATYTKKEQVSEEILLSTISEGKTLEALEIYKLLEENVSIKAKQFLLELLCFSNSSNLKQFTFQEESWYMFIDQEKKKHTWNFRQIAEIKELFNFLISQDAETAAAAYNTLICGKAKYLQTQEAWSLFLQCKENKIPLNVNAYNAIIRIIPYVREVLKEPTSEVFKILKDMSANGIHPNLATLNSSLEIIYTLKSYKIAAEFTYSLLEEFKLLKIKPSLTTYCHILFLENQDSETLITVLEDMLNVLEKNTLELRDTKDINFFPTAMEIVRRESNLELGEKLHALLLKDDNYKFIANAYSENVYYRHYVFLKLAMLPIEKFFEFYYKLSTHIYIPETSIMENILITLQLQSKEVVIENLPKLLSQIKIFTMLDNEHVTKVALDIACRCDIESESPLHKVFASFALDIWHFKQSKSSSIRQVLWNVVILKDIALVLLRASWYNEASEIISFIISHETPMMGALNVTQINELLEICILQGYASIALLLIKYAIKFDLEETAIMARRVYNVIPLTVAEKEKLISLVGSDVLQLQLSDQH from the exons ATGCCACCTGCcacatatacaaaaaaagagcaagtttcagaagaaatattattaagtacAATATCAGAAGGTAAAACGCTTGAAgcgttagaaatatataaattattggaAGAAAATGTGTCGATAAAAGCTAAGCAATTTCTTTTAGAATTGTTATGCTTTTCTAATAGTTCAAATCTTAAGCAATTTACCTTTCAAGAAGAATCCTGGTATATGTTTATTgatcaagaaaagaagaaacatactTGGAA ttTTAGACAGATAGCAGAAATTAAGGAACTATTTAATTTCTTGATATCGCAAGATGCTGAAACAGCTGCTGCTGCATACAATACTTTAATATGTGGCAAAGCTAAATATTtacaa ACACAGGAAGCTTGGTCCTTATTTTTGCaatgtaaagaaaacaaaataccATTAAATGTTAATGCATATAATgcaataataagaataataccATATGTGAGAGAAGTTTTAAAAGAGCCTACCAGTGAGGTGTTTAAAATACTTAAAGACATGAGTGCAAATGGCATACATCCTAATTTAGCCACATTAAATTCCTCtttggaaataatttatacattaaaatcatataaaatagCAGCAGAATTTACATATTCTTTATTGGAAGAATTTaaattactaaaaataaaaccaTCATTAACCACGTATTGCCATATACTCTTTTTGGAAAATCAAGATA GTGAAACCTTAATCACAGTTTTAGAGGATATGTTAAATGTGTTAGAAAAGAATACCCTTGAACTCCGTGAtacaaaagatattaatttcttccCTACTGCAATGGAAATAGTTAGAAGAGAAAGTAACTTGGAATTAGGAGAAAAACTGCATGCACTTCTTCTAAAAGACgacaattataaatttattgctAATGCTTATTCT GAGAATGTCTACTATAGACACTATGTTTTCTTAAAACTGGCAATGTTACCAATAGAAAagttttttgaattttattataaattaagtacacatatttatataccagAAACGAGTATTATGgaaaacattttaataacCTTACAATTGCAGTCAAAAGAAGTTGTTATAGAAAACTTACCAAAACTCTTGTcccaaataaaaatatttactatgTTAGATAATGAACATGTAACAAAAGTAGCTCTAGATATAGCTTGTCGTTGTGACATTGAAAGTGAATCTCCACTTCATAAAGTATTTGCATCATTTGCTTTGGATATCTGGCATTTTAAACag TCAAAATCCTCAAGTATTAGACAAGTTTTATGGAATGTTGTAATATTGAAAGATATAGCTTTGGTGCTCTTGCGTGCTAGTTGGTACAATGAAGCATCAgagataatatcttttattatatctcatGAAACACCTATGATGGGTGCATTAAATGTCACACAAATCAATGAATTGttagaaatttgtattttacaaGGCTATGCATCAATTGCTCTt CTTTTAATCAAATAtgcaataaaatttgatttagaAGAGACTGCTATAATGGCTAGAAGAGTATATAATGTTATTCCACTCACTGTggctgagaaagagaaattgatcAGTTTAGTGGGAAGTGATGTACTTCAATTGCAACTATCTGATCAGCACTAA
- the LOC127072166 gene encoding protein PTCD3 homolog, mitochondrial isoform X2 → MYKWVANKIIRRLQSSSSTASSTVDIKIPDRIERGPTDILRALERTISRDPFTPHYKYYDDPYLIPTSKQTQRQYALSFESGRKTGIWVHQEHAELFRQNIADPVIQEFMPPATYTKKEQVSEEILLSTISEGKTLEALEIYKLLEENVSIKAKQFLLELLCFSNSSNLKQFTFQEESWYMFIDQEKKKHTWNFRQIAEIKELFNFLISQDAETAAAAYNTLICGKAKYLQTQEAWSLFLQCKENKIPLNVNAYNAIIRIIPYVREVLKEPTSEVFKILKDMSANGIHPNLATLNSSLEIIYTLKSYKIAAEFTYSLLEEFKLLKIKPSLTTYCHILFLENQDSETLITVLEDMLNVLEKNTLELRDTKDINFFPTAMEIVRRESNLELGEKLHALLLKDDNYKFIANAYSENVYYRHYVFLKLAMLPIEKFFEFYYKLSTHIYIPETSIMENILITLQLQSKEVVIENLPKLLSQIKIFTMLDNEHVTKVALDIACRCDIESESPLHKVFASFALDIWHFKQSKSSSIRQVLWNVVILKDIALVLLRASWYNEASEIISFIISHETPMMGALNVTQINELLEICILQGYASIALLLIKYAIKFDLEETAIMARRVYNVIPLTVAEKEKLISLVGSDVLQLQLSDQH, encoded by the exons ATGTATAAATG GGTGGCCAACAAAATTATAAGAAGATTACAGTCCTCATCTTCTACAGCATCTTCTACAGTTGACATAAAAATACCAGATAGAATAGAACGTGGACCAACAGATATCTTAAGA gCTTTAGAAAGAACTATCTCTAGGGATCCTTTTACTccacattataaatattatgacGATCCATATCTAATACCTACATCTAAACAAACTCAACGACAATATGCATTATCATTTGAATCTGGTAGAAAAACAGGAATATGGGTTCATCAAGAACATGCTGAATTATTTAGACAGAATATTGCTGATCCTGTTATACAG GAATTTATGCCACCTGCcacatatacaaaaaaagagcaagtttcagaagaaatattattaagtacAATATCAGAAGGTAAAACGCTTGAAgcgttagaaatatataaattattggaAGAAAATGTGTCGATAAAAGCTAAGCAATTTCTTTTAGAATTGTTATGCTTTTCTAATAGTTCAAATCTTAAGCAATTTACCTTTCAAGAAGAATCCTGGTATATGTTTATTgatcaagaaaagaagaaacatactTGGAA ttTTAGACAGATAGCAGAAATTAAGGAACTATTTAATTTCTTGATATCGCAAGATGCTGAAACAGCTGCTGCTGCATACAATACTTTAATATGTGGCAAAGCTAAATATTtacaa ACACAGGAAGCTTGGTCCTTATTTTTGCaatgtaaagaaaacaaaataccATTAAATGTTAATGCATATAATgcaataataagaataataccATATGTGAGAGAAGTTTTAAAAGAGCCTACCAGTGAGGTGTTTAAAATACTTAAAGACATGAGTGCAAATGGCATACATCCTAATTTAGCCACATTAAATTCCTCtttggaaataatttatacattaaaatcatataaaatagCAGCAGAATTTACATATTCTTTATTGGAAGAATTTaaattactaaaaataaaaccaTCATTAACCACGTATTGCCATATACTCTTTTTGGAAAATCAAGATA GTGAAACCTTAATCACAGTTTTAGAGGATATGTTAAATGTGTTAGAAAAGAATACCCTTGAACTCCGTGAtacaaaagatattaatttcttccCTACTGCAATGGAAATAGTTAGAAGAGAAAGTAACTTGGAATTAGGAGAAAAACTGCATGCACTTCTTCTAAAAGACgacaattataaatttattgctAATGCTTATTCT GAGAATGTCTACTATAGACACTATGTTTTCTTAAAACTGGCAATGTTACCAATAGAAAagttttttgaattttattataaattaagtacacatatttatataccagAAACGAGTATTATGgaaaacattttaataacCTTACAATTGCAGTCAAAAGAAGTTGTTATAGAAAACTTACCAAAACTCTTGTcccaaataaaaatatttactatgTTAGATAATGAACATGTAACAAAAGTAGCTCTAGATATAGCTTGTCGTTGTGACATTGAAAGTGAATCTCCACTTCATAAAGTATTTGCATCATTTGCTTTGGATATCTGGCATTTTAAACag TCAAAATCCTCAAGTATTAGACAAGTTTTATGGAATGTTGTAATATTGAAAGATATAGCTTTGGTGCTCTTGCGTGCTAGTTGGTACAATGAAGCATCAgagataatatcttttattatatctcatGAAACACCTATGATGGGTGCATTAAATGTCACACAAATCAATGAATTGttagaaatttgtattttacaaGGCTATGCATCAATTGCTCTt CTTTTAATCAAATAtgcaataaaatttgatttagaAGAGACTGCTATAATGGCTAGAAGAGTATATAATGTTATTCCACTCACTGTggctgagaaagagaaattgatcAGTTTAGTGGGAAGTGATGTACTTCAATTGCAACTATCTGATCAGCACTAA
- the LOC127072173 gene encoding uncharacterized protein LOC127072173 produces MRLTLESVRELIMKDESDVVINSVEEEPGSGRGDNYTSMLYRVRAKGKKQLKSGEWDNWERAIIYKVLPQSKERREAFKSELLFRNEVAFYTYVWPALNQLQINGKKVFNGIAKVYAARAEIIAMEDLRERGFKMADRRKGLKFEHLKLVLKALAGFHALSLTLRETRPEEFLKLSSPNDGKGIQEVLFRIENEDWYRQYYKTAANNAIRMVSDGLPACMEHRREEIMEKLNAFLNDSVFFRTMSELAAAQGPLTVFCHGDCWINNILFRDQQDSETEDIYLVDFQLSRVGSLALDLANLLYCCTSGEVRQTYMTQLLQHYHFHLMSSLHILNPEQPPKNASIIWDLLNKEMRRCGRFGVGLALDILPISTCASDEAPDLYERAEAGKEERNTRAPPRPPPPGAECARLMTDLVLELIHNHAL; encoded by the exons ATGCGGCTTACATTAGAGTCTGTACGTGAGTTGATCATGAAAGATGAATCTGACGTGGTGATTAATAGTGTAGAAGAAGAACCAGGATCAGGAAGAGGAGATAATTATACATCAATGTTATACCGTGTTCGTGCAAAAGGCAAGAAACAATTGAAAAGTGGAGAATGGGATAATTGGGAACgtgcaataatttataaagtttTGCCACAATCAAAAGAACGCAGGGAAGCTTTCAAAAGTGAACTGCTATTTCGTAATGAAGTAGCATTCTATACATACGTTTGGCCTGCTTTAAATCAGTTGCAGATAAATggtaaaaaagtttttaatggCATTGCTAAAGTGTATGCTGCAAGAGCTGAAATAATAGCAATGGAAGATTTGAGGGAAAGAGGTTTTAAAATGGCAGATAGACGAAAAGGTCTCAAATTTGAACATTTAAAGCTTGTATTGAAGGCTCTGGCTGGTTTTCATGCACTTAGTCTTACATTAAGGGAAACAAG ACCGGAAGAATTCTTAAAATTATCAAGTCCAAATGATGGTAAAGGCATACAAGAAGTACTGTTTCGTATTGAAAATGAAGATTGGTATCGACAATATTACAAGACTGCAGCAAATAATGCCATAAGAATGGTATCCGATGGTCTTCCTGCATGTATGGAACACaggagagaagaaattatGGAGAAGTTGAATGCTTTTCTAAATGACAGTGTCTTTTTTCGTACAATGAGCGAACTTGCAGCGGCACAGGGTCCACTCACTGTATTCTGCCATGGTGATTGTTGGATTAATAATATCCTTTTCCGAGATCAACAAGATTCAGAAACCGAA GACATTTATTTAGTTGATTTTCAACTAAGTCGAGTTGGTTCACTTGCTCTTGATCTTGCAAATTTACTGTACTGCTGTACAAGTGGAGAAGTTAGGCAGACATACATGACACAACTGCTTCAACATTATCATTTTCACTTGATGTCATCGCTGCATATACTTAATCCAGAGCAACCACCAAAAAATGCTTCTATTATATGGGACTT ACTGAATAAAGAGATGCGAAGATGTGGACGATTTGGTGTTGGTTTAGCTTTGGATATTTTGCCAATTAGTACGTGTGCAAGCGATGAAGCTCCAGATTTATATGAAAGAGCAGAAGCTGGTAAAGAAGAACGCAATACACGAGCACCACCacgaccaccaccaccaggAGCTGAATGTGCTCGATTGATGACTGATTTAGTTTTGGAATTAATACACAATCATGCTTTATAG